In Sedimenticola thiotaurini, the following proteins share a genomic window:
- a CDS encoding HD-GYP domain-containing protein: MPETNYLQQVAELGEMQTVVCTEHIQSVDGARLLPKGAKLNRQVIKHLLNHKLLKPIDLTTRIEDAVDQQTLITLGRSLMERDSEMGTLLRMMRGEKFVRQSCARVHLEPPIQNKLTVAQKLHPELLEHSLRVMLAVTVIGEQLGLSEQELEVLATAGLLHDLGELHLGIVDLPLEQNLNLEHWQQVRSHPIVGAMILQQFPAYANHVARTVQEHHERTDGSGYPYGLNGTAMSRTGRLLSFAELAIGALKKYSLRQLSNIIKSNLDALDPQPVGVFLNALRQFQTQITVAPSEARDENIVSLFKLVAQLVSSAETISESFKSTPGSIQTCLLGPVVGNIHQTLRRAGFDLHNTEATLAMINNDQETFIELEELLMESVYQLRKALLEMERHNGGRDGDNQAIIRQWVADAEQHLDTAANLLS; the protein is encoded by the coding sequence ATGCCCGAAACCAACTATCTACAACAGGTTGCCGAACTGGGTGAAATGCAGACGGTGGTCTGCACTGAACACATCCAGTCCGTCGATGGCGCCAGGTTGCTGCCCAAGGGCGCCAAACTGAACCGCCAAGTCATCAAACACCTGCTGAACCACAAACTGCTCAAACCAATCGATCTCACCACGCGGATCGAGGACGCGGTAGACCAACAGACCCTGATCACCCTGGGACGCAGCCTGATGGAGCGTGACTCCGAAATGGGTACACTGCTGCGGATGATGCGGGGCGAGAAGTTTGTCCGGCAGAGCTGCGCCAGAGTCCACCTGGAACCCCCCATCCAGAATAAACTGACCGTGGCACAGAAACTCCATCCGGAGCTGCTGGAACACAGTTTACGGGTGATGCTGGCGGTTACCGTTATCGGTGAACAATTGGGACTTTCCGAACAGGAACTGGAGGTACTGGCAACCGCCGGTCTGCTGCATGACCTGGGGGAACTGCATCTGGGTATCGTGGATCTGCCACTGGAACAGAACTTGAACCTGGAGCACTGGCAACAGGTCCGCAGTCACCCGATCGTTGGTGCCATGATCCTGCAACAGTTTCCGGCCTATGCAAACCATGTGGCCCGGACCGTACAGGAGCACCATGAACGGACCGATGGCAGCGGTTATCCTTACGGGCTCAATGGCACCGCCATGAGTCGCACCGGCCGCCTGCTCTCTTTCGCCGAACTGGCCATCGGCGCCCTGAAAAAATACTCACTGAGGCAGTTGAGCAACATTATCAAATCCAACCTGGATGCACTGGATCCACAACCGGTTGGGGTATTTCTCAACGCACTGCGCCAGTTTCAAACGCAGATCACGGTCGCGCCGAGTGAAGCGAGAGATGAGAACATTGTCTCCCTGTTCAAGCTGGTGGCACAGCTGGTATCCAGCGCTGAAACCATTTCCGAATCCTTCAAGTCCACGCCTGGAAGCATTCAAACCTGTCTGCTGGGGCCGGTGGTGGGGAACATCCACCAAACCCTGCGACGTGCCGGCTTCGACCTGCACAACACGGAAGCCACCCTGGCCATGATCAACAACGACCAGGAGACCTTCATCGAGCTGGAAGAGCTGCTCATGGAATCGGTCTATCAACTGCGCAAGGCGCTGTTGGAGATGGAACGGCATAACGGCGGCCGGGATGGGGACAATCAGGCCATTATCCGGCAATGGGTCGCCGATGCGGAACAGCATCTCGACACGGCCGCCAACTTACTGAGCTGA
- a CDS encoding HD-GYP domain-containing protein, which yields MFVSSLDRPWLESPFPVQGFPVKSTRDRDELGEFCNSVYVDVRRSRIASIPKHILSQSEPVDPASNSAQIYALTRRRRPTPYPKATSRKEEMRRAKTHCQAMESVYLTLQHDARNNRGVNLPELKSAIEPMVRSVVRNPDAYIWLTHLKSMDKYDYHHALSCAVLAVAFGRHLGLPMAQLNALATGCFLFDIGKAKLPGKLLNNTRRLTRDEFERVKQHVNFSLDILGQTRGIDNQIRAMIQTHHERYNGGGYPAGLSGDQIPLFGRIAGMVDAYDAITSQRPYCQPIPAYTAIDLLYQWRGIDFQSELVEQFIQVVGIYPVGSLVELSNGTVGVVICQNEHLRLHPQVMILLDSKKQLLEEFYEIDLRNGLDDQDPHTLSITRGLPPGAYKLDPRLYYF from the coding sequence ATGTTTGTCTCCAGTCTGGACCGCCCCTGGCTGGAGAGCCCCTTTCCCGTCCAGGGGTTTCCCGTCAAATCGACCCGGGACCGTGACGAACTGGGTGAGTTCTGCAACTCTGTCTACGTCGATGTCAGAAGGAGCCGGATTGCCTCAATACCAAAGCATATCCTCAGCCAGAGCGAACCGGTCGATCCTGCATCCAATTCGGCGCAGATCTATGCATTGACCCGCCGCCGGCGTCCCACCCCCTATCCCAAGGCTACTTCCAGAAAAGAGGAGATGCGCCGGGCAAAAACACACTGCCAGGCCATGGAGTCGGTCTACCTGACGCTACAGCACGATGCGCGCAACAACAGGGGAGTCAACCTGCCGGAACTGAAAAGCGCCATCGAGCCCATGGTCCGGAGTGTTGTACGCAACCCGGATGCCTACATCTGGCTGACACATCTGAAAAGCATGGATAAGTACGATTATCACCATGCACTCAGCTGCGCCGTGTTGGCGGTCGCCTTTGGTCGGCACCTGGGTCTGCCGATGGCCCAACTTAACGCACTGGCCACGGGTTGTTTTCTGTTCGATATCGGCAAGGCAAAACTGCCCGGGAAACTACTGAATAATACACGCCGCCTGACCAGAGATGAGTTCGAACGGGTAAAACAGCACGTGAATTTCAGCCTGGATATACTCGGACAGACCAGGGGCATCGACAATCAGATACGGGCCATGATCCAGACCCACCATGAGCGCTACAACGGCGGCGGCTACCCGGCCGGCCTGTCCGGCGACCAGATCCCCCTGTTCGGGCGTATTGCCGGCATGGTGGATGCTTATGATGCGATCACATCGCAACGTCCGTACTGCCAACCCATACCCGCCTATACAGCCATTGACCTCCTCTATCAATGGCGCGGAATCGATTTTCAGTCCGAGCTGGTGGAACAGTTTATTCAGGTGGTGGGTATCTATCCGGTTGGCAGCCTGGTGGAGCTCAGCAATGGCACTGTTGGTGTCGTGATCTGTCAGAATGAGCACCTTCGCCTGCACCCCCAGGTGATGATCCTGCTCGACAGCAAAAAGCAGCTGCTGGAGGAGTTTTACGAGATCGATCTGCGCAACGGACTGGATGATCAGGATCCGCACACCCTCAGCATCACCCGGGGCCTGCCACCGGGCGCCTATAAGCTGGACCCCCGTCTCTACTATTTCTGA
- a CDS encoding putative bifunctional diguanylate cyclase/phosphodiesterase: MKQSILNPLQLLGRLDVLIDSAPRQGALILIRLHGLKRISSIFGARAVEQIIADLAKQMKRSLRPDDNLLRSGRFELVVLIAGLVNQGHAKLAANKLARILETPVEIGETVRKIPFSIGVSLTPDQTRESEQLLRYADIASIASKITRTPYQLYNHDDLEGIVTDWDIEGDLANAIARHQLSLDYQPKIRSDTGRLIGAEALMRWHHPVHGPIQPDRFIPVAENIGIMPKLTWWCLNTALRERLEWGEAASHLSVAVNISALDLTDERFIRSVRNALGIWDTPPELLTLEITESSLMKDLASSIDILNRLRSCGVRISIDDFGTGYSSLAYFKQLPADELKIDRSFVINILEDDLDQHIVSTIVQMARKLELDIVAEGVGSEAIQARLIELGCNLIQGYHIGRPMPQVQFNAWLRDGIDWQFL, encoded by the coding sequence GTGAAACAGTCAATATTAAATCCGTTGCAACTGCTCGGTCGCCTGGACGTGCTGATCGACTCCGCGCCCCGACAGGGGGCATTGATCCTGATCCGGCTGCATGGACTGAAGCGCATCAGCAGCATTTTTGGCGCCCGGGCTGTTGAGCAGATCATTGCCGATCTGGCAAAACAGATGAAACGGTCGCTGCGGCCGGACGACAACCTGCTGAGATCAGGGAGATTCGAGCTGGTTGTGCTGATTGCCGGGTTGGTTAATCAGGGACATGCCAAGCTTGCCGCCAACAAGTTGGCCCGGATTCTGGAGACACCCGTCGAAATCGGCGAGACAGTGCGTAAAATTCCCTTTTCAATTGGCGTCTCGCTGACACCGGACCAGACCCGCGAATCTGAACAGCTTTTGCGCTATGCCGATATTGCCAGCATCGCGTCCAAAATCACCCGAACCCCCTACCAGCTATACAATCACGACGACCTGGAAGGGATTGTCACGGACTGGGACATTGAGGGGGATCTGGCAAACGCCATCGCCAGGCACCAGCTGAGCCTCGACTACCAGCCCAAGATCAGATCCGACACAGGTCGATTGATCGGTGCCGAGGCGCTGATGCGCTGGCACCATCCGGTCCACGGGCCGATTCAACCGGACCGCTTCATCCCGGTAGCGGAAAATATCGGAATCATGCCGAAACTGACCTGGTGGTGCCTCAACACCGCCCTACGGGAACGCCTCGAGTGGGGTGAAGCAGCCAGCCACCTCTCGGTGGCGGTCAATATATCGGCCCTGGATCTGACGGATGAACGATTTATCCGGTCAGTACGCAACGCCCTGGGAATCTGGGACACGCCTCCCGAACTGCTGACCCTGGAGATCACCGAGAGTTCGCTGATGAAGGACCTCGCCTCCAGCATCGACATTCTGAATCGGCTCCGCTCCTGCGGCGTTCGCATCTCGATCGATGATTTTGGCACCGGTTACTCCTCCCTGGCCTACTTCAAGCAGCTCCCGGCTGACGAACTGAAGATCGATCGATCCTTCGTCATCAACATTCTGGAGGACGACCTGGACCAACACATTGTCAGCACCATTGTGCAGATGGCCAGGAAGCTTGAACTGGATATCGTCGCCGAGGGAGTGGGCTCTGAGGCGATCCAGGCGCGGCTGATAGAACTTGGTTGCAACCTGATTCAGGGCTACCATATTGGAAGACCGATGCCACAAGTGCAATTTAACGCCTGGCTTCGTGACGGGATCGATTGGCAGTTCTTGTGA
- the cysK gene encoding cysteine synthase A — MKYDNILQTIGNTPVVRLNSFTDTLAAELWVKLESFNPAGSVKDRPALNMIECAERRGDLKPGDTIIEPTSGNTGIGLAMIAAQKGYPSVFVMAEDMSEERKTILRAFGGKLVLTPAEQGTKGAIEEARRLAAKNGWFFVGQHFNADNPEAHRGTADEIWADFGNQLDAIVCTTGTGGTISGIGKYMRQHNPDIEIIATEPADSPILSQGIARKHKIMGTAPGFIPDILNTKIYNRIYPITTEEAYQTTRNLARQAGIFAGISSGAAVAGMLKAAREEAFRGKVLLAMLPDTGERYLSTDLWS, encoded by the coding sequence ATGAAATACGACAATATTCTGCAAACTATAGGAAATACCCCCGTTGTTCGCCTGAACAGCTTCACCGACACCCTGGCGGCTGAACTCTGGGTCAAGCTGGAGAGCTTCAACCCCGCTGGCTCAGTCAAGGATCGACCGGCCCTGAACATGATCGAGTGTGCCGAACGGCGCGGCGACCTGAAGCCCGGCGACACCATTATCGAACCCACCTCAGGCAATACCGGCATCGGCCTGGCCATGATTGCAGCCCAGAAGGGTTACCCCTCGGTGTTCGTGATGGCCGAAGACATGAGCGAAGAGCGCAAGACCATTCTGCGCGCGTTCGGCGGTAAACTGGTGCTGACACCGGCGGAGCAGGGCACCAAGGGGGCCATCGAGGAGGCCCGGAGACTGGCGGCGAAAAACGGCTGGTTCTTTGTCGGCCAACATTTCAACGCGGACAATCCCGAAGCCCACCGAGGCACCGCCGATGAGATCTGGGCCGACTTTGGTAATCAGCTGGATGCCATTGTCTGCACCACGGGAACCGGTGGCACCATCTCCGGTATCGGCAAGTACATGCGCCAGCACAACCCGGACATTGAGATTATTGCCACCGAACCGGCCGATTCCCCCATTCTCTCCCAGGGCATCGCCCGCAAACATAAGATCATGGGCACTGCCCCCGGCTTTATTCCGGATATCCTGAACACCAAAATCTATAACCGGATCTACCCGATCACCACCGAGGAAGCCTACCAGACCACCCGGAACCTGGCCCGCCAAGCGGGTATTTTTGCCGGCATCTCCTCCGGCGCAGCGGTGGCCGGGATGCTGAAAGCGGCACGGGAAGAGGCATTTCGCGGCAAAGTGCTGCTGGCCATGCTGCCGGACACCGGGGAGCGTTACCTGAGCACCGATCTCTGGAGCTGA